The genomic window GGAATAGGTTCCCTCGACGACCGGCGCGCCTTCCGCCAGCGAAGCCAGCGCAACCTCCAGGCAGTCGCCGGATGCCTTGCTGCGCAGGCGATAGGTATCCGTCCCGATATTCAGCAGGATCTGGAACCCATCCGCGTTCAAGTCCTGGCCGGTGGCGCGGTTTTCGACCGCATGGTATCCATCGTCATAATCCAGGAAGTTTTCCGTTGGCGGCGCCTCGTCCTTCACATCCGTCCAAAGCGGATAGCCGGACTCAAAGTTTTCGGGAAGCACCACCAGTTCACGGATGCGCGGCGCGCCGGCATCGAGCGTCTGGATGCGGATTTTCGAGGTGGTCACCGCGACATCGAACCGGACGTCCCGTTCCAGCCGCGTGTTGCCTGCGATTGCCCCGCCGGCGAAGGCGACCCACGCGGTGCCGTTCCAATACTCCACCTTGAAGTTTTGAATCTGCGTACCCGGTTGGCCCTCCCATCCGGAATAGAGATGGATCCCGCGGATGTTTTCCGCCTGGAGCCACGAAATTTCCAGCTCCTGCGTACCGGCGTCGCCGACCCAGCAGGAGGCATCGTCGGCATAGCCATCCACCGCCAGCTTGGGATAGTTTGCCCCGCTGATGGAGGAGGCTTCCACCTGGCGCAGCTTCGCCAAGTTCAAATCCAGATCCGTTCCGAAAGGCACCATGGAGCCATCGGCCGTCGGCGGATAGAGCGCGAGGTCTTTTACACGGGCCACACTGTCGGTTGTATAGAGCCGAAACCGCTGGGCCGTTACCGGTGCATCGAATGCCATGTTCAGATCGATCGATGCATTGCCCGCGAACACGGCGCCGGGAATATCCACCCAGCCGGCGCCGTCGTGGTATTGCAGCGAAAAGTCGGCCATGGCGTAGCCATCCTGGGCGCCGCTGAAAAGGTGGGCGCTGCCAACCGTCATCGGGGCGGCCAACGCAAGCTCAAGCCAGTGCGGCCCGCCGCTGGGCGTGATCCACCGGCTGTCGCGCGCCACCATGCCATCGGTGGCGAACTGCTTCGGCGTGGCCGAGTTCTGGCTATCGCTTGCCGCAGCCTGGTACTTGGCGAGGTTGAAATGGTTGGGGTGCGCAAAGACCGAACCCGGCTTTGCAGTCACCGAAATGTTATCGATCCATGCGCCGCCACTGACCGAGGGGTCGTTGGCCAGACGCAGGGTGCCGATCTCCGAAACACCGGAGGAACGCGCGCCAAAATCCGCATCGACCAATTCACCGCCATCAAGGAAATCGCCGTCGCCGTTCCAGTCGATGCTCAGCGTGGCGCCCCGGTTGCCGGCCTGGGAAGGCTGGCTGCCCACTTCGATTTTCACACGGATCATGGTGGCGCCCCAGTTGAGGTAGCCATCCACCGCCGGATTCTTGAATCCGTTGTTCACTCCGGTTCCGTTTACCGTGGCTCCCGTTATCTGCCCCGAGGAGTTGACCGTGAAGAAATCCTTGTTGTTGTTCATGCGGAACGAGCATTCGTATGCACGGTTCCCTGCGGCATCCTCCAGCATGAAATAGATGCGCTGGCCATTGGCCTGCCGGGCGGCGTAGAGATCCATTTCGAGCACGAGGGCTTCGCCCCCGGCCAGATCCACGCCACGGCTGAAGACGGCATTAACGGTGTTGGAGATGGAGCCGGAGGTCACGCGGTCGAACATGAGGGCGTTGTTGGATCCGCCATCGGAAATGAGGGCGCCGGGGTTCACATCCGGCAGCGCCCAGGAACCAACCGCCGTTCCCGCATTCAGATTCGCTTCGGAGGCATTGGCGCTTACGGAACCACTGATCGCGGTGGACGCATCGAAGTCGGCGGCGAACACCACCTCGCTTAAATCAACCGCCCCGCTGTTGCCCATGGCAAAATTAAAATCGCGCGTCGACCCCGATAGATCCGGATAAAAATTCCGCGCCAAGAAACCATCGGCATAGGCATCCGACGTATCAAAATAGGCCTTGAGTTCCACCGAGGTGGCCGCATTGGAAAAGGCCAGCGCATAGGTGGTTCCATGCTGCCCGCCCGTCAAGACGATGGGATCGAATTCATAGTAGAGGTAGTCGTTGTTCGCGGCGGCAACCTCGCCACCGGAATAGGTGTGTTCGGCGAGCACGGTCGAATCGTCCGCACTGCTGGAGAAACCCTGGTCGTAGCGAACGATCTTCAGGTTGCTTTCGCCGATAGTGCCGGCATCGACCTTGAAGGCAAAGAAATCGACCGCCCAGAACTCGCCCGCCCCCACGGTGAAGACATGCGCCTTGCCCTGCGCCCCGGTCGTGAGGGCAATCTTTTCCCCGGTTCCCCCCACCAGCGAGCTGGCCACCACATGGGCGATCGTTTCCCCCGAACCCATGACCACGCCCGATGCGGGCGCACTCGCCAAAGAATCGAGGTAAAAACCAGCCATGGCCGCCCTCCCGGCGGTCATCAGCACCAAACAACAGACAATAAATGGGGATTTCTTCATATACATCCTTAACGCCTGGATAGGGCTTATAGTGACAGGCCGACGGGAGATTCGTTCATAAATGGGGTCTACGTAGATTTTTATGGGAGCAATCCATAGCTCATGTGCCAACGGCACAACACAACTTAGCCCTGGACGCAGTCCAAGGAGTCTGGCGAAAGAGAAATATTTGCCCTGAATGGGCAAGTTGTGCTGCCCCTACAGGGCAGAAATTGGGGGATGCCCCGAACCATAGGGCTTCGCCCCATGCTAAATTGTGTTGTGCCGTTGGCACATTTACCCCCACAAAATTCCACGAAGAACCATAAATGGCAGGAAAGAGGCCGGGGCAGGCAGACCGCCAATCCGCACAAGACCAGGCCGTTGCGGGCGGGCTATGCGTGGAGCAGGCGTGACGCGGTACGATTGCCGCTCCGCCCTCGGCCAGTTTTCCGGAACCACCGGAACGGCGGCCATTCATTCACCCTTGAAACGGATATGAACCGCTGATGAACACCGAAGACTCGGATTCTTTACCACAGAGATCCCAGAGGCACAGAGCAACCTAATCCTCTGAACCTCAATGTCCTCTAGCGCTGCGGGTGGTGAAAACTTGTCCGGAAAACCAGAAATTGACGGATAGTAGTGCAGATACCATAACAGGATATGCAGAACCGATATCCAAACCCATAGGGAGGGTGGAATAAATTTCGTATCTTCCTGTATATCAGCGTCCACCCGTGTTCATCCGTGGTTCCATTCCCGAATTAAGGTTCACGGGTTGCCCCGCACGCGGGCCGACCCTCCGGGGATTCGCCCAACGCCGAAACAACAGGCGTTAAATCCCCCATCGCAGACGCCCACAAGAACAAAAACATCATACTTGCATAAGTATGATACATGCTTTTGGCAAGCTATTATTGGACAGGATCAAATATCCTACTTGCATAAGTATGATAATTGAGTGGCATGGATTCCACATGCCTAGTCTTGATTTCCGGGGTGGTTTACCCGGCCCCTTCGACGCGGTCGGCTTCCTGCTGGCGGATGGCCTCTTCGTGGATGGATTGCATGACCTGCAGAACAAAGTCTTCGGACAGATCGAGCCCGATGCCTTTGTTGACGCGATCCTGCACGATTTCCTGCCAACGGTGCGGCTGGAGCGTGGATACATTCTGCTCGGTCTTGAGCCGCCCCATCTCGCGCACAATGTCCATCCGCTTGCCGAGCAGCTCGAGTATGTTGCTATCGAGCTCATCGACATCCTCGCGAAGTTCGCTCATGCGGTTGAGGAACGTGGCGCTGTTGCTCTGTTCGTGTGGAAGCTCCAGATCCGCAACCATCGAAACAAACTGGGCGGGGGTGAGTTGCTGGGCGGCATCGGAAAGCGCGCTGGGCGGGTCGGGATGCACCTCGACCATGAGGCCGTCGAACAACAGATCCATCGCTTCCTGGGCAATGGTTGCAATGAGGCTGGCTTTGCCGCAGATATGGCTCGGGTCGCAAATGATCGGCACCTCGGGCATGAGGCGCATCAATTCGATCGGCATCTTCCAGGCCGGCGCGTTGCGGTAGCGCATTTCGAGCGCTGAACTGACGCCGCGGTGGATGGCGCCGAGCTTGGTGAGCCCGGCATTGGCCAGGCGTTCGATTGCGCCGACCCAGAGCCCGGTGTCGGCACTCATTGGATTCTTCACGAAGACGGGCACATCGGTTCCGCGCAGGGCATCGGCGATGGCCTGGACGGAAAATGGATTGGTGGTGGTGCGGGCGCCGACCCAAAGCACGTCCAGGCCATATTCCAGGCAGGCCTCCACGTGGGAGGGCTCGGCGACTTCGGTGCCGATCTTCAGTCCGGTTTCGCTACGGGCGCGATCCATCCAAGCGAGCCCCTTCAGGCCCACGCCCTCGAAGCTGCCCGGCCGCGTCCTCGGCTTCCAGATGCCGGCCCGGAAAAAGCCGACACCCTTTTCCGTCAACGCATGCGCCGTCTCAAGGACCTGCTGCTCGCTCTCCGCACTGCACGGCCCCGCCGCCAGGAAAATGTTGTCCAGGGGAAACCCCCACTGCTTGATGATATCCTTGCCCATAGCCATTCCTTGTTGGTTCAAAACGCCTAATAGTTCCATGTTTGGGGCCAAGGTGCAACCGTTGCGCTTGCGGAATGCGGGGATGGGCTGTAGGGTTCCGGTTTCAAAAGAAAGGGAGACCTATGATAGATATCGACACAGCGAAAAAAATCGCGGTTCTAATCGACGCGGAGAACGCCTCGCACAAGATGCTCGGGCCGGTGCTCAACGAACTTTCCAAACATGGACACATCATTGTAAAGAAGGCCTACGGCGACTGGAGCAGCAAGCATCTGGTCAATTGGAAGACGCCGCTGAACGAGCTGGCGATCAATCCGGTGCAGCAGTTTTCCTATACGCAGGGCAAGAATTCGTCGGATGCGGCGATGATTATCGATACGATGGACTTGCTCTATACCGAGCAGTTCGACGCCATTGCGCTGGTGACTTCCGATAGCGATTTCACCAAGCTCGCCTCGCGGTTGAAGGAATCGCAGATTTTCGTATTCGGCGTTGGCGAGAGCAAAACGCCCACGGCGTTCCGCAACGCCTGCGACGACTTTATCCTGACCGAGGTGCTCGAGCTTCCGGAGGAGGAAGAGGAAAAACCCACGGCGAAGAAAGCAACCCAGAAGACCGCGGCAAAGAGGCCCGACCAGCAGACGCTGAAACAGGACACCAAGCTGGTGAACATTCTCCGGAACGCCGTGGATGAATATGCGGACGACGACGGCTGGGCGGTGCTCTCCACCTGCGGAAGCCTGGTCAAGCGGCAGTATCCGGATTTCGATCCGCGCAAATATGGCTTCAAAACCTTCACCCTGCTGTTCGAGGGCATTGGACTGTTCGACATCGATCGCCGCAAAACGGGATCGAGGAACACGGTGTTCGTGAAGGATAAGAAGAAATAGGCATCGGGGAATGCGCCCGCAGCGGAATTTCTTGTTTTCCTGACCAATTTTCACCACCCGCTGCGCTAGAGGACACTGAGGCACTGAGGATTAGGATGCTCTGTGTCTCTGGTTTCTCTGTGGTGAAAACTGACGTAGCTTTATACTTTTCATAGCACTAGAAGCCGCTGGAGATCTTGGCTTCGGGGAAGGCGGAGAGACCGACCGAGAACATGATCTGGTGTTCGTCTTCGTCGTAAAGATGGTAGCCGAGGCCATAGCGCATGCAGCACCAGTTCATGTAGCCGATCACGGCGACCTCCTGGAGATCGTCGTCGCGGTCGTTGTAGCGCCCGTAGAATTCCAGTGAATATTTTCCGTTCGGATAGAGGTCCAGGCGCGGGGTCCACAACGATTTCTGGTCGGCCTGGTAGAGATGCTCCAGCCCGAAGATGATATCGTTCTTGTTGTAGGAGAGGCGCGTATCGAAGAAGGGCACCCGGCCTTCGTTCCAGTCCCACTCCCCTTCGGCATCGACCATCAGCCGCTTGGTGAGGGGCATGCGCGCATCGAGGAAGAGGGAGTCGAAATCGTTCCCGGTTCCATGGTCTTCGATGAGGTAGTGGGTATAGAGGTCGAGGTCGATGAACCGCGAGACGCGGTTGTCGCGCTTGGTTTGCAGCACATTGCGCAGGCCGAGCTTCACCTTGTTTTCGTCCTGCAGCGTGTCGATGGAATCGAACTGGTAGAGTTCTCCGGGGGCGGCGGAGCTGTCTTGGTAGATATAGTCGGCATAGGGTTCGATCTTGTGGCGCAAACCTTTGCCGTACCAGCGCTCGCGCTCCGAAAGCACCTTGTTGGCCTGGAACGAAACCTCCATGCCGGCACTGGGAATGTTGCGAAGCTCGTCCCCGCCGGGGACGGTTTCGGAATAGTAGGTTGCGCGGTAGCCGGCCCGCGGCACCAGGCTGAGGAAGCCGAGCCGGCCGGGCAGGAAGACGGTGTTGGCGGAATCGAGCCGCGCGGCACCGTAGGGCACATCGTTTGTGTTCAGCGTGCCGATGGTCCGGTCGAGGTCGGCGATGGCGTTTTCGCTCTGGAAGTAGAGCGGGGTGCCGGGGATTTTCGTACGGTAGAGATCGAGCGAATATTCCCAGCGGTCGGTGTTGTCGTAGAAATCGTTCAGCCGCTGGTTGGCGAAGGCCTCGGTGCCGATGGTGCTGTTGCCGTAGACCCACGACATGTAGTTTTCGGGCTGGGCATAGCTGCGGTATTCGTCCTTGAAGAATTCCTCAATGATAGCCGGGTCGCTCAGATAGTTGAGCTTGGTGTTCACATAGAAGGTGTCGTCGAAGCGCTGGAGGTGCTCGAACTTGAAGCGGTAGCGGTCGTCGCCGATCTCCTGCCCGATCCTCGACGCTTCGTCGAATTTCGAATGGGGATCCTGGTCTTTCAGGTAGAATGCGGCAAACTTGCCGATGGCCTTCGGGTGCTCCCAGGAGAAACCCTGGCCCACGCCCACGCCGCGGTCGCTGTAGAGGTTGAGGTCGGTGATGGATTCGAAATACGGCGTCCAAGGCACCGTGGCCTTGACCATTCCATAGACGCCCCACTCGCTGCTGATTCCGGCTTCGAAGCTGAGGATTCCCTTTTGAAGCTTATGGCGCCAATAGGGCCAATAGAACACCGGCACACCGCCCAGATAGACGGTAACGCCCTTCGCCTTGATATATTCGTCGTCGATGAGATAGGCCTCTTTCGCCCGGAGATGGAAGTGGGGATGGTCTTTTTCGCAGGTCGTGAAGGTGGCGCCGCGCATCAGATAGGTGTTGGTCGAGACGCGCTCGACATGGTCGACGCTCATCAGGACGGGGTCGAACTTCAGCGACGACGGGCCGAAGTCCCCGGTCTGGCTCATATAGTTGTAGTCGAGCTCGGTGCCATCCCAGACCACGTTGTCGCGCTCGAAATGGATGTTGCCCTCCAGCCGCAGGTCGCCGGTTTGGGTGTTGCCCGAGGCCTGGTCGGCGGTAATCACGGCATTTTCAAAGCGGCCGGTCACGCCGCCGCTGGCAATGATGGTTTCGTTCGTATACTCGATGCGCGCGGCGGTGATATCGAAGGGTTCGTCGGGGATCTCCTTCGGGATATCCATATCGAGCGCGGCGGCGCAGGCCACCAGCCCCCACGCCCCGAGCAACCATCGTATCAACCTAGCTTTCGGCATTCAGGGGATCCTTTGTGAACGGGAGGGGTTTGGAACGGGGGGCATTCGGGGTGCGCGCCTTGATCGGCAAGGCCAGGAACGCCCGGAGTTCCGCAATGCGTTCCTCGGCATCCGGCACGAGCTGGCTCTTGGGATATTCCTCGATCATCTTTTCATAGTAGATGATCGCCGCCTCGGGTTCCTTCGGCACTTTGGCATAGAACGCGGCTTCGTTGAACACCCTGCCGGCCTTCACCTCATAGAGTTCGTTGCGCATCTGGATGATATCGCTCCGGCGCTTGGACGAGGGGAACGAGGAGAGGTAGACGGTGGTGGCGACCAGGGTGCGGTCGAGCACATCGGAGTTGGCCGGGAATTGTTTGCGGAGCTTGACGAGGCAGTCGATCTGCTGCCACGCGGCCTCTTCGGCATAGTCGCTCTCCGGGTAGCGATAGCCCAGCACGCCATAGGCGCTGATGGCAAGTTCATAGTCCTTGGCATCCTGGCTGCACTTGCCGATCATGAACTGCGCTTCGGGGGCACGCTCCCACTGAGGCCCGTTGCGGATGACCTCCTCGAAATATTCGATGGCATATTCGGGCGCGCGGTAGCCCCCGAGGATCCAGCGCAACCGGCGACGGTTCATCACCTTCACCGCAACCTGGAACTGGCGCTCCAACGCCGAATCATAATTGGACATCTGGCCGGAATAGTTGCTGATCAGATATTGATAGGCATTGAAGGCGTCCTTCCACTTCTTGCGCTCGAACAGCATATCGGCGCGCGCCCGGGCCGCCCGGGGGGCCTCCTTGCTGTTGGGCCAACGCCGGAAGAGGTAGAGCATTTGGCGATCGGCCTTTTTCCGGAACCCCTTGTCGCGCGTCTTGCAGGCATGGGCCCACTGCTCGGACGGTGTATCCATCTTTTTGTCGAGGGTCGCACGCCAGGTGGTTTTCCCCTGGTCCTCGATCACATACACCTCGGACTTCGAGCGGCAGCCGCTACCGGCCAACACCGCCAGCAACGCCATCAAAGACAATATTTTTTGAAATAATCGCATAATCAGAACAATCTAGGAAACCAGCCCTTTGCAAGCAATACGCAATACGCAATACGTACTAATTAATAGCTTTTCGCAAACACCACGCGACCGGAACTCGGCTTGCCGCAGCAGATGCACGCGCCCGCCCCGCCCTCGGCGCGGTCGAACGGAACGGTTCGGATGGTCACGGAAAGCTCGTCGTTGATCTTGTCTTCGCACTCGGAACCGTCGCACCAATGGCTCATGGCAAAGCCGCCGTGCGCTTCCGGGCGCTCCTTGTTTTCCGGCGTGAAGAACTGCACGAACTCCTCGTAGGAATCGATTTCCCGGGTGTTTTCGGCCCGGTGGGCCAATGCCCGCTGGAGGAGCCCCTGCTGGATGTCCTCCAACGTTGCCACAATGCCGTCCACGAAGGCATCCTTGTCGATGCCCTGCTTCTCGCCGGTGTCGCGGCGCGCCATGAAGACCGAGTTGTTCGCCATGTCGCGCGGCCCCACCTCGGCGCGGACCGGGATGCCCTTCTTGACCCAGCCCCAGCCCTTTTCCCCGGCGTTGATGTCGCGGCTATCGACAACCACTTCCACCTCCCGCTCATGGAAACGCTGTTTCCGGAGGTTGGCGGCAATCTCGTTGCAGTAGGCCAGGATGGCCTCGCGATCCTCCTCGTTGCGGATGATCGGCAGGATCACCACGTGGCTCGGGGCCAGGCGCGGAGGCATGATCATGCCGTCGTCGTCGCCGTGCGTCATGATCATGCCGCCGATCAGACGGGTCGAAACGCCCCACGAGGTCGTCCAGGCATAATCGCGGCCGCCATCGCGGTTGCTGTATTGAATGCCCGATGCCTTGGCGAAATTCTGGCCGAGGAAATGGCTGGTTCCCGCCTGCAGCGCCTTGCGGTCCTGCATCATGGCCTCGATGCACAGCGTGCTCACCGCGCCGGGGAAGCGTTCGCCGGCGGTCTTTTCGCCGGTCAACACGGGCATGGCCATGAATTCCTCGGCAAACGTTTTATAGACTTCAAGCATCTTGCGG from Pontiella desulfatans includes these protein-coding regions:
- a CDS encoding glycosyl hydrolase encodes the protein MKKSPFIVCCLVLMTAGRAAMAGFYLDSLASAPASGVVMGSGETIAHVVASSLVGGTGEKIALTTGAQGKAHVFTVGAGEFWAVDFFAFKVDAGTIGESNLKIVRYDQGFSSSADDSTVLAEHTYSGGEVAAANNDYLYYEFDPIVLTGGQHGTTYALAFSNAATSVELKAYFDTSDAYADGFLARNFYPDLSGSTRDFNFAMGNSGAVDLSEVVFAADFDASTAISGSVSANASEANLNAGTAVGSWALPDVNPGALISDGGSNNALMFDRVTSGSISNTVNAVFSRGVDLAGGEALVLEMDLYAARQANGQRIYFMLEDAAGNRAYECSFRMNNNKDFFTVNSSGQITGATVNGTGVNNGFKNPAVDGYLNWGATMIRVKIEVGSQPSQAGNRGATLSIDWNGDGDFLDGGELVDADFGARSSGVSEIGTLRLANDPSVSGGAWIDNISVTAKPGSVFAHPNHFNLAKYQAAASDSQNSATPKQFATDGMVARDSRWITPSGGPHWLELALAAPMTVGSAHLFSGAQDGYAMADFSLQYHDGAGWVDIPGAVFAGNASIDLNMAFDAPVTAQRFRLYTTDSVARVKDLALYPPTADGSMVPFGTDLDLNLAKLRQVEASSISGANYPKLAVDGYADDASCWVGDAGTQELEISWLQAENIRGIHLYSGWEGQPGTQIQNFKVEYWNGTAWVAFAGGAIAGNTRLERDVRFDVAVTTSKIRIQTLDAGAPRIRELVVLPENFESGYPLWTDVKDEAPPTENFLDYDDGYHAVENRATGQDLNADGFQILLNIGTDTYRLRSKASGDCLEVALASLAEGAPVVEGTYSSMPHQKWRLVDSGDGTHFRIVNVWSGKALEVVDNAAVQKGITSDASQEWAFNYQTHVPKKGQVAFFHYNDMYRPNWFYSWSATAENDCEYGDYHPMQWGWLTSDTPVILRDQPKWYARSQVTCAMGFNEPDKSEQSNIPEEDAADQWPRLERMQLPLVGPCPAQSNGSWRQNYEAMAAERGLRSEYMALHWYAGCNGGSPQNIINVINSLYSAYGKPIWITEFAVKDWSGTSTGWNRNDNFNWLAEFLWRAEGIAHLKKYSLFEWGTEDNNDDPTVNDAPTMGLHVRNDKTDPGWEDLSECGLLLAGWDGDTTIRDTTAYIIHNKGRSLRLIDHPASNTVTHANILHRIATDQFMLQSAPGGKKYIVGINDGRRLHYNGSSVGLSAAGTTGSAVEWALQENQHGWFFINHPSTGKRLRITNSNVIDVDANTNTADNLQFRFIKPARPISLAEVQPLPYAESFEHGFGGWRQSLADDYDWTRNSGGTPTASAGPSGASDGDYYLYAEGHDAGSYKTTSVQCVFDLSAVSFAELTFDYHMFGIYIDFLSVDVHDGSTWTSNVWTRSGQQHASSESAWANAVVDLADYAGNAAVTIRFRTKNTLWNSADPAIDNIRLEGGVLSVYDQWALDAFEGAPIGTDTSANGNPDGDPNSNELEWIFATDPLAADSPVTALSFSDPNLVITYTRRKVDGISVYAEWAPELDATTWETTGFLEVVIGDDGEVETVAVLIETDQDKKYVRLQVAH
- a CDS encoding bifunctional 3-deoxy-7-phosphoheptulonate synthase/chorismate mutase type II yields the protein MGKDIIKQWGFPLDNIFLAAGPCSAESEQQVLETAHALTEKGVGFFRAGIWKPRTRPGSFEGVGLKGLAWMDRARSETGLKIGTEVAEPSHVEACLEYGLDVLWVGARTTTNPFSVQAIADALRGTDVPVFVKNPMSADTGLWVGAIERLANAGLTKLGAIHRGVSSALEMRYRNAPAWKMPIELMRLMPEVPIICDPSHICGKASLIATIAQEAMDLLFDGLMVEVHPDPPSALSDAAQQLTPAQFVSMVADLELPHEQSNSATFLNRMSELREDVDELDSNILELLGKRMDIVREMGRLKTEQNVSTLQPHRWQEIVQDRVNKGIGLDLSEDFVLQVMQSIHEEAIRQQEADRVEGAG
- a CDS encoding NYN domain-containing protein; this encodes MIDIDTAKKIAVLIDAENASHKMLGPVLNELSKHGHIIVKKAYGDWSSKHLVNWKTPLNELAINPVQQFSYTQGKNSSDAAMIIDTMDLLYTEQFDAIALVTSDSDFTKLASRLKESQIFVFGVGESKTPTAFRNACDDFILTEVLELPEEEEEKPTAKKATQKTAAKRPDQQTLKQDTKLVNILRNAVDEYADDDGWAVLSTCGSLVKRQYPDFDPRKYGFKTFTLLFEGIGLFDIDRRKTGSRNTVFVKDKKK
- a CDS encoding LPS-assembly protein LptD, with the protein product MPKARLIRWLLGAWGLVACAAALDMDIPKEIPDEPFDITAARIEYTNETIIASGGVTGRFENAVITADQASGNTQTGDLRLEGNIHFERDNVVWDGTELDYNYMSQTGDFGPSSLKFDPVLMSVDHVERVSTNTYLMRGATFTTCEKDHPHFHLRAKEAYLIDDEYIKAKGVTVYLGGVPVFYWPYWRHKLQKGILSFEAGISSEWGVYGMVKATVPWTPYFESITDLNLYSDRGVGVGQGFSWEHPKAIGKFAAFYLKDQDPHSKFDEASRIGQEIGDDRYRFKFEHLQRFDDTFYVNTKLNYLSDPAIIEEFFKDEYRSYAQPENYMSWVYGNSTIGTEAFANQRLNDFYDNTDRWEYSLDLYRTKIPGTPLYFQSENAIADLDRTIGTLNTNDVPYGAARLDSANTVFLPGRLGFLSLVPRAGYRATYYSETVPGGDELRNIPSAGMEVSFQANKVLSERERWYGKGLRHKIEPYADYIYQDSSAAPGELYQFDSIDTLQDENKVKLGLRNVLQTKRDNRVSRFIDLDLYTHYLIEDHGTGNDFDSLFLDARMPLTKRLMVDAEGEWDWNEGRVPFFDTRLSYNKNDIIFGLEHLYQADQKSLWTPRLDLYPNGKYSLEFYGRYNDRDDDLQEVAVIGYMNWCCMRYGLGYHLYDEDEHQIMFSVGLSAFPEAKISSGF
- a CDS encoding outer membrane protein assembly factor BamD, which translates into the protein MRLFQKILSLMALLAVLAGSGCRSKSEVYVIEDQGKTTWRATLDKKMDTPSEQWAHACKTRDKGFRKKADRQMLYLFRRWPNSKEAPRAARARADMLFERKKWKDAFNAYQYLISNYSGQMSNYDSALERQFQVAVKVMNRRRLRWILGGYRAPEYAIEYFEEVIRNGPQWERAPEAQFMIGKCSQDAKDYELAISAYGVLGYRYPESDYAEEAAWQQIDCLVKLRKQFPANSDVLDRTLVATTVYLSSFPSSKRRSDIIQMRNELYEVKAGRVFNEAAFYAKVPKEPEAAIIYYEKMIEEYPKSQLVPDAEERIAELRAFLALPIKARTPNAPRSKPLPFTKDPLNAES
- the proS gene encoding proline--tRNA ligase; its protein translation is MAKQKKTAITPTRDENYPEWYQQVVRAAELAENSDVRGCMVIKPWGYALWENIQRGLDKMFKDTGHVNAYFPIFIPKSYLEKEAEHVEGFAKECAVVTHHRLEQGEDGKLHPAGELEEPLIVRPTSETIIGATYAKWVESYRDLPILINQWANVVRWEMRTRLFLRTAEFLWQEGHTAHETEAEAWEETRKMLEVYKTFAEEFMAMPVLTGEKTAGERFPGAVSTLCIEAMMQDRKALQAGTSHFLGQNFAKASGIQYSNRDGGRDYAWTTSWGVSTRLIGGMIMTHGDDDGMIMPPRLAPSHVVILPIIRNEEDREAILAYCNEIAANLRKQRFHEREVEVVVDSRDINAGEKGWGWVKKGIPVRAEVGPRDMANNSVFMARRDTGEKQGIDKDAFVDGIVATLEDIQQGLLQRALAHRAENTREIDSYEEFVQFFTPENKERPEAHGGFAMSHWCDGSECEDKINDELSVTIRTVPFDRAEGGAGACICCGKPSSGRVVFAKSY